The following coding sequences lie in one Leucobacter allii genomic window:
- a CDS encoding NAD(P)-dependent alcohol dehydrogenase — translation MKIQAAVATAPQTDLEIRELELDEPRPDEVTVRLVASGVCHTDAIVRDQWYPVPLPAVLGHEGSGVVEAVGADVTDLAVGDKVVLAPASCGVCEHCIAGHPQYCVDFSPLNFGGSRPDGARMFSEHGSPISSNFFGQSSFASVTNVRARNAVKVADDAPLELLGPLGCGIMTGSGSVLNVLRPGAGESIAVFGTGAVGLAGMLAAVASGATTIIMVDIVPSRLEFAKELGATHVVDSREVDPVEAIREITGGRGVQYALDTTGVPQVFAQMTKSLALRGHGVLVGAAKLGTEAPFDIGTLLTSGISISMVVEGDAVPREFIPKLIALHERGLFPFDRLVKRYPFAEINRAFADSESGETIKPVLVY, via the coding sequence GTGAAGATCCAGGCGGCGGTCGCGACCGCACCCCAGACCGACCTCGAGATCCGCGAGCTGGAGCTCGACGAGCCCCGCCCCGACGAGGTGACGGTGCGCCTCGTCGCGAGCGGCGTGTGCCACACCGACGCGATCGTGCGCGATCAGTGGTATCCGGTGCCGCTGCCCGCCGTGCTCGGCCACGAGGGATCCGGCGTCGTCGAGGCCGTCGGCGCCGATGTGACCGACCTCGCCGTCGGCGACAAGGTCGTGCTCGCCCCGGCGTCCTGCGGGGTCTGCGAGCACTGCATCGCCGGTCACCCGCAGTACTGCGTCGACTTCTCCCCGCTCAACTTCGGCGGCAGCCGGCCGGACGGCGCCCGGATGTTCTCCGAGCACGGCAGTCCGATCTCCTCGAACTTCTTCGGCCAGTCCTCCTTCGCGTCCGTGACGAACGTGCGAGCGCGCAACGCGGTGAAGGTGGCCGACGACGCGCCGCTCGAACTGCTCGGCCCGCTCGGCTGCGGCATCATGACGGGCTCGGGCTCCGTGCTCAACGTGCTGCGCCCGGGGGCGGGGGAGTCCATCGCGGTGTTCGGCACGGGGGCCGTCGGCCTCGCAGGGATGCTCGCCGCCGTCGCCTCCGGGGCGACGACGATCATCATGGTCGACATCGTCCCCTCCCGACTCGAGTTCGCGAAGGAGCTCGGCGCGACCCACGTCGTCGACTCGCGGGAGGTCGATCCGGTCGAGGCGATCCGGGAGATCACCGGGGGCCGCGGCGTGCAGTACGCGCTCGACACCACGGGCGTGCCGCAGGTGTTCGCGCAGATGACGAAGTCGCTCGCGCTCCGCGGCCACGGCGTGCTCGTGGGCGCCGCGAAGCTCGGCACCGAGGCGCCGTTCGACATCGGCACGCTGCTCACCAGCGGGATCAGCATCTCGATGGTGGTCGAGGGCGATGCGGTGCCGCGGGAGTTCATCCCGAAGCTCATCGCGCTCCACGAGCGCGGACTGTTCCCGTTCGACCGTCTCGTGAAGCGCTACCCCTTCGCGGAGATCAACCGGGCCTTCGCGGATTCGGAGTCGGGCGAGACCATCAAGCCCGTGCTCGTGTACTGA
- a CDS encoding flavin reductase, producing MPQHAHPVDDARITVDESVFRNVAGHFASGVTVITTDDGERRYGTTASAVSSLSMDPPMMLVCLNRSSTTHDAVARSGRFAISILSVEQDLLARHFGRKGEDKFADVPWSAGPHGLPLLDGALATVECTVAETAVGGTHTVFLGTVVSAEARPGEPLAYYRGRFGALEQSTEAAVYAGVRSWVLTRRTPLGSALEVAGLAAELEADSAYVYNALVRLVTENLVERTVDGGFAPTPVTEALVRNLYGARATIETGVVDQYLARASDEELAAIAERAAALATAPTSTSAELDAFLEANLEFHCTIVGLAGSRQLVQHFRQLSIATVWRESYRSRMWQDREGHPFIPRIAEALVSRDTPAALELIRRQVDFVTATAIRMITEQGGAL from the coding sequence ATGCCGCAGCACGCGCATCCGGTCGACGACGCCCGGATCACCGTCGACGAATCCGTCTTCCGCAACGTGGCCGGGCACTTCGCCTCCGGCGTCACCGTCATCACCACCGACGACGGCGAGCGCCGGTACGGCACGACCGCCTCCGCCGTGTCCTCGCTGTCCATGGACCCCCCAATGATGCTCGTGTGCCTCAACCGCTCGAGCACGACGCACGACGCCGTCGCCCGCTCCGGCCGCTTCGCGATCAGCATCCTGTCGGTGGAGCAGGATCTCCTCGCCAGGCACTTCGGCCGCAAGGGCGAGGACAAGTTCGCCGACGTCCCCTGGAGCGCGGGCCCCCACGGCCTGCCCCTGCTCGACGGCGCGCTCGCGACCGTGGAGTGCACCGTCGCGGAGACCGCCGTCGGCGGCACCCACACCGTCTTCCTCGGCACCGTCGTGAGCGCGGAGGCCCGGCCGGGCGAGCCGCTCGCCTACTACCGCGGCCGTTTCGGCGCGCTCGAGCAGTCGACGGAGGCCGCCGTCTACGCGGGCGTGCGCTCCTGGGTGCTCACCCGCCGCACCCCGCTCGGCAGCGCCCTCGAGGTGGCCGGGCTCGCCGCCGAGCTCGAGGCCGACTCGGCCTACGTCTACAACGCGCTCGTCCGGCTCGTCACCGAGAACCTCGTCGAACGAACGGTGGACGGGGGCTTCGCGCCGACGCCCGTCACCGAGGCGCTCGTGCGGAATCTCTACGGGGCGCGGGCCACGATCGAGACGGGGGTGGTCGACCAGTACCTCGCCCGCGCCTCCGATGAGGAGCTCGCCGCGATCGCAGAGCGGGCCGCGGCGCTCGCGACCGCGCCGACGAGCACCTCGGCCGAGCTCGACGCCTTCCTCGAGGCGAATCTCGAGTTCCACTGCACCATCGTCGGCCTCGCCGGGTCCCGGCAGCTCGTGCAGCACTTCCGGCAGCTCAGCATCGCCACGGTCTGGCGCGAGAGCTACCGCTCGCGGATGTGGCAGGACCGGGAGGGGCATCCCTTCATCCCGCGGATCGCCGAGGCGCTCGTCTCGCGGGACACCCCCGCGGCGCTGGAGCTCATCCGACGGCAGGTCGACTTCGTCACGGCGACGGCCATCCGCATGATCACCGAACAGGGCGGCGCGCTCTAG
- a CDS encoding GMC family oxidoreductase, translating into MWDVIVVGGGSAGAVVAAGLSADPDRRVLVLEAGPDYRAADTPAEFRDRTRGLGMQLASPPTLRSPEFYHTGVTARRGDGHEAFSYRRGRGLGGSSTVNGLYAIRGVPADFAHWETSGAAGWGPAEMLESAIAIEDDHDFPASPVHGTDGPFPVYREPESGWGGIDRALREAALDAGYAWAPDHNDPASTGVSPFAMHIRDGLRVSTNHAWIEPARGRANLEIRGGVQVDRVEFASGRASGVRDAEGNVYRLSARGEVVLCAGAAHSPAMLWRSGIGPRAELAKLGIDAVADLPVGIGAQDHAVVFAEISVPEREQTSVGNRPTNVIVRYSSGLADGRENDMMLLATNHNYWFGQPTAGVAVSLEQPHSTGRMSLASADPRADPHFELRMLSDERDLERIRDGLVRARGLLEHDAFVSRRTGGVSAPRDDAELRATVKDTMHLTSTARMGAAGDPSAVVDPDCRVQGVEGLRVVDASIMPTVASANTLLTVLALADRFLRRAPGLGL; encoded by the coding sequence ATGTGGGATGTCATCGTCGTCGGCGGCGGCTCGGCCGGAGCCGTCGTCGCGGCCGGCCTCAGCGCCGATCCGGACCGCCGCGTCCTCGTCCTGGAGGCCGGGCCCGACTACCGCGCCGCGGACACGCCCGCCGAGTTCCGCGATCGCACCCGCGGCCTCGGCATGCAGCTCGCGAGCCCGCCCACCCTGCGCAGCCCGGAGTTCTACCACACCGGGGTGACCGCACGCCGCGGCGACGGGCACGAGGCGTTCTCCTACCGGCGCGGCCGGGGGCTCGGCGGCAGCTCCACGGTCAACGGCCTCTACGCGATCCGCGGCGTGCCCGCGGACTTCGCCCACTGGGAGACGAGCGGGGCCGCGGGCTGGGGCCCCGCCGAGATGCTCGAGAGCGCCATCGCGATCGAGGACGATCACGACTTCCCCGCGTCGCCGGTGCACGGCACGGACGGCCCGTTCCCCGTCTACCGCGAACCGGAGTCCGGCTGGGGCGGCATCGACCGCGCGCTGCGGGAGGCGGCGCTCGACGCCGGATACGCCTGGGCGCCCGACCACAACGACCCCGCGAGCACGGGGGTGTCCCCGTTCGCGATGCACATCAGGGACGGGCTGCGCGTCTCGACCAACCACGCCTGGATCGAGCCGGCGCGCGGGCGGGCGAACCTGGAGATCCGCGGCGGCGTGCAGGTCGACCGCGTCGAGTTCGCCTCGGGGCGCGCGAGCGGCGTCCGCGACGCCGAGGGCAACGTCTATCGCCTGAGCGCCCGGGGAGAGGTCGTGCTCTGCGCGGGCGCGGCCCACAGCCCCGCGATGCTCTGGCGTTCCGGGATCGGCCCGCGGGCCGAGCTCGCGAAGCTCGGCATCGACGCGGTGGCCGATCTGCCCGTCGGGATCGGCGCGCAGGATCACGCGGTCGTGTTCGCCGAGATCTCGGTCCCCGAGCGCGAGCAGACCTCCGTCGGCAATCGCCCGACGAACGTGATCGTGCGCTACTCCTCGGGGCTCGCGGACGGTCGGGAGAACGACATGATGCTCCTCGCGACGAACCACAACTACTGGTTCGGCCAGCCCACGGCGGGCGTCGCCGTCTCCCTCGAGCAGCCGCACTCCACCGGGCGGATGAGCCTCGCGAGCGCCGACCCGCGCGCCGACCCGCACTTCGAGCTGCGCATGCTCTCCGACGAGCGGGACCTCGAGCGGATCCGGGACGGTCTCGTCCGCGCCCGCGGGCTCCTCGAGCACGACGCCTTCGTCTCCCGACGCACCGGCGGCGTCTCCGCGCCCCGCGACGACGCCGAGCTGCGCGCCACCGTGAAGGACACGATGCACCTCACCTCGACCGCGCGCATGGGCGCCGCGGGCGATCCGAGCGCCGTGGTCGATCCCGACTGCCGGGTGCAGGGCGTCGAGGGCCTGCGCGTGGTCGACGCCTCCATCATGCCGACCGTGGCCTCCGCGAACACGCTGCTCACCGTGCTGGCGCTGGCCGATCGATTCCTGCGCCGCGCCCCCGGGCTCGGTCTGTAG
- a CDS encoding ABC transporter substrate-binding protein — MAIGMLALAGCSAQTASADGADLEGLGLSAEIEEQLVALYDAAIESGDTEVMIYAGHHDEFVPLYEAFEERFPGLSISTGSYVGAELTSTLEAERETGKHLVSVLSNPNGDRYVEQGFAEPYEVLTYSDNPALDGLVDPAQLTDEEHNYYSPWALMFNFSYNTELIDADELPQSWAELADPEWAGKLTFMNPSTPGGTQTVLTQLLFSGVIDESELAAIAGNAKAVATDQLALQGISAGEFPVQPLAATTSILNAAESGAPVESFFLPEDNVVSTEKWMLTAGAPSPDAAKLFLNYLHTLDGQQQAMAIGNFPTNQDPSLESPHGWPALQDAGILPLKAQSELRPAIEEYTPLYQSTFAE, encoded by the coding sequence GTGGCCATCGGCATGCTGGCACTGGCGGGATGCTCCGCGCAGACCGCCTCCGCAGACGGCGCCGACCTGGAGGGACTCGGTCTCTCCGCCGAGATCGAGGAGCAGCTCGTCGCGCTGTACGACGCCGCGATCGAGTCGGGCGACACGGAGGTGATGATCTACGCGGGCCACCACGACGAGTTCGTCCCGCTCTACGAGGCCTTCGAGGAGCGGTTCCCCGGCCTCAGCATCAGCACCGGCTCCTACGTGGGCGCCGAGCTGACCTCGACCCTCGAGGCCGAGCGCGAGACGGGGAAGCACCTCGTCTCCGTGCTCTCCAACCCGAACGGCGACCGCTACGTCGAGCAGGGGTTCGCGGAGCCCTACGAGGTGCTCACCTACAGCGACAACCCCGCGCTCGACGGACTCGTCGACCCCGCCCAGCTCACGGACGAGGAGCACAACTACTACTCGCCCTGGGCGCTGATGTTCAACTTCTCCTACAACACGGAGCTCATCGACGCCGACGAGCTGCCGCAGTCCTGGGCCGAGCTCGCCGATCCGGAGTGGGCGGGCAAGCTCACCTTCATGAACCCCTCCACCCCGGGCGGCACCCAGACCGTCCTGACCCAGCTCCTCTTCTCGGGAGTCATCGACGAGTCCGAGCTCGCGGCCATCGCCGGCAACGCCAAGGCCGTCGCGACCGATCAGCTCGCACTGCAGGGGATCAGCGCCGGGGAGTTCCCGGTGCAGCCGCTCGCGGCGACGACCTCCATCCTCAACGCCGCCGAGAGCGGCGCCCCCGTGGAGTCCTTCTTCCTCCCCGAGGACAACGTCGTCTCCACCGAGAAGTGGATGCTCACCGCCGGTGCGCCGTCCCCGGACGCGGCGAAGCTGTTCCTCAACTACCTCCACACGCTCGACGGGCAGCAGCAGGCCATGGCGATCGGCAACTTCCCGACCAACCAGGACCCCTCGCTCGAGTCGCCCCACGGCTGGCCGGCGCTCCAGGACGCGGGGATCCTGCCGCTGAAGGCCCAGTCGGAGCTGCGGCCGGCGATCGAGGAGTACACGCCCCTCTACCAGTCGACGTTCGCCGAGTAG
- a CDS encoding MarR family winged helix-turn-helix transcriptional regulator, with product MADQQHSGRDGFLDFVAEAEERARTEFGPLGAGPAGAIGLLIRRVTKLMSVEAEHELQLDGLTWASFRVCFDLWVGGPQEPHRIAARTSMSRAAVSGAYKSLVASGYATTADSPTDQRSIVISLTDSGAELTAGIYRRHLEITEGWLSPLSTPEQQILLGLLGKVMTSPRGSAFGPGRAVNT from the coding sequence ATGGCAGACCAGCAGCACAGCGGACGCGACGGGTTCCTCGACTTCGTCGCGGAGGCCGAGGAGCGCGCCCGCACGGAGTTCGGCCCGCTCGGGGCGGGGCCGGCGGGGGCGATCGGCCTGCTCATCCGCCGCGTCACGAAGCTCATGTCCGTGGAGGCCGAGCACGAGCTGCAGCTCGACGGTCTCACCTGGGCCAGCTTCCGCGTCTGCTTCGATCTCTGGGTGGGCGGGCCGCAGGAGCCGCACCGCATCGCGGCGCGCACCTCGATGAGCCGCGCCGCGGTCTCCGGCGCCTACAAGTCGCTCGTCGCGAGCGGCTACGCGACCACCGCTGACTCGCCGACGGACCAGCGCTCCATCGTCATCTCGCTCACCGACTCGGGCGCCGAGCTCACCGCGGGCATCTACCGCAGGCACCTCGAGATCACCGAGGGCTGGCTCTCCCCGCTGTCGACCCCCGAGCAGCAGATCCTCCTCGGCCTCCTCGGCAAGGTCATGACGAGCCCCCGCGGCAGCGCCTTCGGCCCCGGCCGCGCCGTGAACACCTGA
- a CDS encoding aldehyde dehydrogenase family protein has translation MHDESAAGRWYARLGALLAEHGLDAIPPGRPAGRVTVPWRTEWGFDHAVATPAEADAAVAAAHAAFGAWRRDEAARRAALVAAAEVLERHAEDFLHLICFENGKLRSAADMEVRASVAALRHFAELEIPAQTLRDDAHGELRLVREPLGVVVAITPANMPLLMLVNKLAVAVLLGNTVVSKPSPETPLTALLLERVLAPVLPVGVFRVVAGDAAIGRRLVEHPRTALITLTGSRAAGKAVMAAAAGALKRVQLELGGNDPAIVLPDADVAEIAPQIFRSAFASSGQACVATKRVYAPEGLAAPLAAALADLATAARVGTPFDDDATHPALTAPAQYERVRALIAEADAGTGELVAGAAAAAPGSGQFIPPTLVIGAAEGTALVDDEQFGPILPLVAYDDLDAVVDRVNDGPFGLGATVWGSDAARARAVAERLDVGMAWVNRTPMPDPAVPFGGMRESGIGREGGAAGLDAFCELKTIGTAR, from the coding sequence ATGCACGACGAATCCGCCGCCGGCCGCTGGTACGCGCGGCTCGGCGCCCTCCTCGCCGAGCACGGCCTCGACGCGATCCCGCCGGGTCGCCCCGCGGGGCGCGTCACCGTGCCCTGGCGCACGGAGTGGGGCTTCGACCACGCCGTCGCGACGCCCGCGGAGGCCGACGCGGCCGTCGCGGCGGCGCACGCGGCCTTCGGCGCCTGGCGGCGCGACGAGGCGGCGCGACGCGCGGCGCTCGTCGCGGCGGCCGAGGTGCTCGAGCGGCACGCCGAGGACTTCCTGCACCTCATCTGCTTCGAGAACGGCAAGCTCCGGTCCGCGGCGGACATGGAGGTGCGGGCCTCGGTCGCGGCCCTCCGCCACTTCGCCGAGCTCGAGATCCCCGCCCAGACGCTCCGCGACGACGCGCACGGCGAGCTCAGGCTCGTCCGGGAGCCGCTCGGGGTGGTCGTCGCCATCACGCCGGCGAACATGCCGCTGCTCATGCTCGTGAACAAGCTCGCCGTGGCCGTGCTCCTCGGCAACACCGTCGTGTCGAAGCCCTCCCCCGAGACCCCGCTCACCGCGCTCCTGCTCGAGCGCGTGCTCGCCCCGGTGCTCCCCGTCGGCGTCTTCCGGGTCGTCGCGGGCGATGCCGCGATCGGCCGCCGCCTCGTGGAGCACCCGCGCACCGCGCTCATCACGCTGACCGGGTCGCGCGCCGCGGGCAAGGCCGTCATGGCCGCCGCCGCGGGCGCGCTGAAGCGCGTCCAGCTCGAGCTCGGCGGCAACGATCCCGCGATCGTGCTCCCCGACGCCGACGTCGCCGAGATCGCCCCGCAGATCTTCCGCTCGGCCTTCGCCTCGAGCGGGCAGGCCTGCGTCGCGACGAAGCGGGTCTACGCGCCGGAAGGCCTCGCTGCGCCGCTCGCGGCGGCGCTCGCGGACCTCGCGACGGCCGCGCGCGTCGGCACGCCGTTCGACGACGACGCGACGCACCCCGCGCTCACCGCCCCCGCGCAGTACGAGCGGGTGCGCGCCCTGATCGCCGAGGCGGACGCCGGGACGGGCGAGCTCGTCGCCGGCGCGGCGGCCGCGGCCCCGGGATCGGGCCAGTTCATCCCCCCGACGCTCGTCATCGGCGCCGCGGAGGGCACGGCGCTCGTCGACGACGAGCAGTTCGGGCCGATCCTCCCGCTCGTCGCCTACGACGACCTCGACGCCGTGGTCGACCGGGTCAACGACGGCCCCTTCGGGCTCGGGGCCACCGTGTGGGGCTCGGACGCGGCGCGGGCACGGGCGGTCGCCGAACGGCTGGACGTCGGCATGGCGTGGGTGAACCGCACGCCCATGCCCGACCCCGCCGTCCCCTTCGGCGGCATGCGGGAGAGCGGCATCGGCCGGGAGGGCGGGGCCGCGGGCCTCGACGCCTTCTGCGAGCTCAAGACCATCGGAACGGCGAGGTAG
- a CDS encoding ABC transporter ATP-binding protein, whose product MGGIAIEGLAKTFNSTRVLHSIDLRIERGEFITLLGPSGCGKTTTLRCVAGLETPSAGRIRIGEDTVVDSELADFTPPHRRRVGMVFQSYAIWPHMSARANVEFPLRRRKQGSRAEQRAIAARALESVGMSAYAERYPHELSGGQQQRIALARGLVAAGEVMLYDEPLSNLDAKLRVAMRDEVRRLHDEFGHTSIYVTHDQEEALAISDRIVIMNAGRIEQSGTPQEIFDAPTTRYVADFIGFENILTVEEASGGIAVAGGIRFSGLPDARPGDALAFRSGAVSPGAHDDAAATFDAPVAREVYLGEDVVLHLEVAGGPGVVARIPAQRRAQGLPERFHVDAADIAVLTA is encoded by the coding sequence ATGGGCGGCATCGCGATCGAGGGTCTCGCGAAGACCTTCAACTCCACCCGCGTTCTCCATTCGATCGACCTGCGCATCGAGCGGGGGGAGTTCATCACCCTGCTCGGTCCGAGCGGCTGCGGCAAGACGACGACGCTGCGCTGCGTCGCGGGTCTGGAGACGCCGAGCGCGGGCAGGATCCGCATCGGCGAGGACACCGTCGTCGACAGCGAGCTCGCCGACTTCACTCCCCCGCACCGTCGCCGGGTCGGCATGGTGTTCCAGAGCTACGCGATCTGGCCGCACATGTCGGCGCGCGCGAACGTCGAGTTCCCGCTGCGGCGGCGCAAGCAGGGCTCGCGCGCGGAGCAGCGGGCGATCGCGGCGCGCGCCCTCGAGTCGGTCGGCATGAGCGCGTACGCGGAGCGGTACCCCCACGAGCTCTCCGGCGGGCAGCAGCAGCGGATCGCGCTCGCGCGCGGCCTGGTCGCCGCGGGCGAGGTGATGCTCTACGACGAGCCGCTGTCGAACCTCGACGCCAAGCTCCGCGTGGCCATGCGCGACGAGGTCAGGCGGCTCCACGACGAGTTCGGGCACACCTCGATCTACGTGACCCACGATCAGGAGGAGGCGCTCGCCATCTCCGACCGGATCGTGATCATGAACGCCGGTCGGATCGAGCAGTCGGGCACCCCGCAGGAGATCTTCGACGCGCCCACGACGCGCTACGTCGCCGACTTCATCGGCTTCGAGAACATCCTCACCGTGGAGGAGGCGTCCGGCGGGATCGCGGTGGCCGGCGGCATCCGCTTCTCGGGCCTCCCGGACGCCCGTCCGGGCGACGCCCTCGCCTTCCGCAGCGGGGCGGTGTCCCCGGGCGCGCACGACGACGCCGCGGCGACCTTCGACGCCCCGGTCGCCCGCGAGGTGTATCTCGGCGAGGACGTCGTGCTGCATCTCGAGGTCGCCGGCGGCCCGGGCGTCGTCGCCCGGATCCCGGCCCAGCGCCGCGCGCAGGGCCTGCCCGAGCGGTTCCACGTCGACGCGGCCGACATCGCCGTGCTCACGGCGTAG